Below is a genomic region from Sporolituus thermophilus DSM 23256.
TAATAGCTAGCCAAACAATGGAAAAGAAACAGGCCCGCGAACCGGGCACATTTATCAAACTTGGCGATCCCAAAGAAGGCTTGATTTTAAACATAGGTGGCGTAAATAGCGGCCGGTATCTGAAAATTGGCATCATCCTTGAAGTCAAACCGGACAAGAAAGCGCCTTCCAAAGAAGGAAAAACCCCGGCGCCTGATGAAATAAAAATGCTGGATACAGCCATTTTTGTTTTACGTTCGCAAAAGGTTGAAGATTTTGAGCCTGCCAAACAGGAAGCGCTGAAAGAACTGCTTAAAAATGAGATTAACAAAGCGCTGGGCGAGGAGCGGGTACTCGACGTATATATTACTAACTTTGTTCTCCAGTAATTCGGCTTGTTATTCATAAGGAAAGAAGGGTGCGAAGGGAGGGTGAAGAATGGCTGGGTCTGACGTTTTGTCCCAGGCGGAGATCGATGAGCTTTTATCAGCATTGTCCACTGGCATGGTGTCCGCCGAAGAGATCAAAAGTGAACAAAAAGAGCGCAAAATTAAAGTATACGACTTTAAACGTCCCGATAAATTTTCTAAGGATCAAATTCGTACTCTTTACATGCTTCATGAAAACTTTGCCCGGCTTATCAACACTTATCTCTCCGCCCATCTGCGGACGCTTGTTCACATAAACGTTGCCTCGGTTGACCAGTTGACATATGAGGAGTTTATCCGGTCGCTGCCTAATCCGAGTGTTATTAGTATTTTTCAAATGCCTCCGCTTAAGGGCAATGTTATTTTAGAATTGAACCCT
It encodes:
- a CDS encoding flagellar basal body-associated FliL family protein yields the protein MAENGKKFPLFIIIALIVAGLVLAGGVSYYIATKVIASQTMEKKQAREPGTFIKLGDPKEGLILNIGGVNSGRYLKIGIILEVKPDKKAPSKEGKTPAPDEIKMLDTAIFVLRSQKVEDFEPAKQEALKELLKNEINKALGEERVLDVYITNFVLQ